Below is a genomic region from Chloroflexota bacterium.
TTGCAGCCCATTTTGTATAGGCACCATCCCTTGCGGTGGCCCTCGTCTCCCCATGCCTGCACGAACTCCCCGGCGTCAAAGTGCCCGCGCCGCTCGCAGTTGTCGTGAATGCGCCGCCCGTAGGCAAACAGTGGGCGGCCCAGATCGTCCACCGCGGGCAGATTGCCGAAGGTCAGGAAATGCACCACCGTTGCGGTCAGGTTGTCCACATTGAACGGACAGCCCGGCAGGTTCACGATGGGGACGCCGGAAATCACGTCTTTCACGCCCTTGGCGCCGGTGGGGTTGGGCGTTGTCGCGGGCCAGCCCCCGTAAAACGCGCATGCGCCCACCGTGATGACGGCGACCGAATGCCCCGCCACTTCCTTGAGAATGTCCAGAGCCGTGCGTCCGCCAATGCAGCAGTAGATGCCGTCATCCGCTGTCGGTATGGAGCCTTCCACGACCGTGAGGTACCCGCCCTCGGCGACCGTGTCGGCCAGGGATTTCTCTGCGCGTTTGCCGGAAGGGGCCATGATCGTCTCGTGGTAGTTGAGGGATAGGGTATCCAGCACCAGTTCTGCGACGGTGGGCCTGTTGGCGCGGAGCAGCGATTCGGTGCATCCCGCGCAGTCCTGCATCTCCAGCCAGACCACCGCGAGGCGCTTGGCGGTCTCCAGTGCCCGCGCGATTTTGGGCGTGAAACTCGCGGGCAGCGCCAGGGTCCCCGCCATGATCGCGCAGAATTTCAGGAACTCCCGACGGGATACCCCGTGCTCGGTGAGAGCCGTTTTCAAGAGGCTTTTCTGGTGTTCCTCCATGTGCGTGTCTCCTCCCTAGTGAATCCACAGGCCAGCAGCGCAGCATGTTTGCGCCGATGCCAACCTAAACGCTTTCCCGTTATCAAGACTTGCTCGCGATGGGCATCCCCCTCCCTTATTCAGAATTCCCGATGGCAATGTGCAGCAGGTACCGTGTGAATTCGCAATTCGCAGAAACGACCGTCCCTACGGACGGAATACTACTTGTAATTATAGCATATCTTGCGAAAAAGTCAATGGTTTTCGCCTTTTGTTCCGAAAATCGCAAAACAGGTCCTTACCCAGAGTGATTCCTGACGGCATGTCATTGCGAGGAGCGCAGCGCTCTCGTAGATGCCAATTTGCCCCACGTCTAGCGCGTTCCCTGTTCCGACGGGCCGAAATGGAGATGCGAGCGTTCTACTGGGGTAGCGAGATTCAATGCTGTGGCGACAACACGCCCCAAGCAAAGAGCCTCCCACACAACAGTGAGAGGCTCTTCACAGGCAGCAAGTGCGAGGTAGAATGCGGCTGGCGTCAGGGTATCTCCCACGTGCACGCCTCACCGACCAGCACCCAGTACCCCTTCCCCGGCTCCAACAGCCGCAGGTCGTTGACGAAATCGGGCGCGCCCGGCCTGTATCGCCGCCATGTGCCGCCCCACTCGCCTGCCTCGTAGGTCATCACGGCCACAATCTTGTCGGCGATGGGGGCCAGCGCTGTCTCGGGGCTACGCGGTTCCGTGGCGGGGAACCCCACCATGTTCCACCCGACGTACAGCGGAATCTGTGCCCCCCCGGGCGCCTGGCCCTGGACCGTCAGCGTTGTCGGCGCAATGACCTTGACCCACATCCCCATGCGCTCGTCCACGAACGTCAACGAGTTGGCGCCGGGTGGCATCAGAGGGCTATACGTCTTCCAGGTCCCGGCGCTTGCATCCCAGTAGTAGGCGCTCACCAGGACGTGCGAGACGGACGCGAATACGACATCCGGATCGTTGGAATCGGGCACCACGGGCAGCGAGATGAGGTTCCACCCCTCGCGCAGCAGCACGCCGGGCGTCGCGGTCGTCGTCGGCGCGGGCGTTTCGGTCGCCGTGTGCGTAGCCGTGGGCGTCGCGGTAGGCGTCGGGGTGGGCGTGGGGGTGTCCGTCGGCGCGGGCGTGGGCGTTTCGGTCGCCGTGTGCGTAGCGCTGGGCGCAGGCGTGGGCGTCGGCGTGGCGGTAGGTGTCGCCGTCGGCGCGGGCGTGTTCGTGGGCGTGCGCGTGGGCGTGTTCGTCGGCGTGGCCGTGGCGCTCGCCACCGAGTACGCCACCTCCAACAGCGGCCGCCTGTACACATCCGGATACTCCGCCGAGGCAAAACGGTACTCCACCGAACCGCCCGCCGACGCGCCCTTCACCACCATCCCGAAGTTCTCGTCGGGATGGGCCACCCAATACCTGACCAGGTCGGCAACATCCATGGTAACCGCGCTGTTGGCCGCGTTCATGTGGAAAGTGGCGTAGGCCGTCGCGGTGCGGTCGTAGGTCGTCCCATTGCAACCGTCAACCTCCCAGCGCTCGCCGGTACGCGGCTGTTGCCACGTCGCCTGGGTAGCCGTCCAGGGCCGTAGCACGCGGTACACTAACCCGTCAAACATGTTGCCATTGCTCTGGTACGTGGCGTACAGCGTGAGCGACGCGCTGATGACGTTGGCCCCGGCGGGGATGGACGACACATCAAACCGCACCAGCCCGGCCATCACATCGTAGGTGCGGACGCTGAAGTGGGTCAGGCCCGCGAAGTTGCTCGTGGGCTGCCACTGATCCATGTGCGTGTCCACGCTCCCCGTGTAGCCGTTGACCCCGACGCGGAAGGTCGCCGTCTGCACGGGGCCGCCCGGCGTGGGTGTGGGCGGCACGGGCGTCGCCGTCGCGGTGCGCGTTGCCGTCGCCGATGGCGTGGGCGAAGGCGTCGCCGTGGGCTGCGGGGTGCCGGTGCGGGTGGGCGTGAGCGAAGCCTGCGCGGTGGCGGTGGCCGTGGCCGTCGCGGTTCGGGTAGGCGTCGCCGTCGGCCCGCCGGACCAGTATTCTATGACGAGTTTGGGGCGAATGGAAGCGTTCGCATTCTCCGACGAGGCAAAAGTGTAGCCCACCGAGTTGCCCCCCGCGTCCCGCAGCAAGAGCCCCAAGTTCGTCGTAGGCGCGGCCACCCAGTTCCGCACGATGTCGGTAACATCCAGACTGACCCACACGTTCGTGATACTGGGCGGCGGCTGCTGCATGTCCGTGGCCGTGGCCGAGCGGTCTTGATTCGGCGGCTCCGTGCTGTTGCAACCGGCCAGACCCCAGTAGGTGCTGCTGGTGGCGCGGTTCCACGTGGCGCCCGATTCCGTCCACGAGCGCACCACCTGGTACGGGCTGAAGTAGGCCGAGCCGGCGTTGCTCCGCGCCGTCAGGTAGATTTCCAGCCGCGCCGAGCCTACCGACGCGCCCGCGGGCAGCGGCGACAGATCAAACCGCAGGAGCGCCGAGTGGATGTCCTGCCGCCCGTAGTCGTAGTTCCCGCCCCGAATGCTGAACGTCGGCTCGTTGCCGTAGTTGGTGTCCTTGGCCCACCAGTCAATCAGCGTGTCGGTGGTCCCCGCGTAGCCGTTCAGCCCCTGCTGGAGCGTCAGCACCGTGGGCGGCGTGGACGGCGTGGGCGTGGGCGTAGCGGTGGGGGCGGGGGTCGGCGTCCGCGTGGGCGGCGTCCCCTCCAGCGTGTACTGCACAATCAGTTTCGGGCGCAGGCTGCTGTTCTCGTAGTCGGAGCCGGCCAGGCTGTACTGCACCAGTTCCGCCATGGTGCAGGTGGACTTGAGCACCAGCCCCTGGTTGCTGCTCGGGTCCAGCACCCACGCCTGCACCATATCCGTAACGTCAAAGGTGTACCAGCGGTTGGTGTACTGGAGCCAAACCTCCTC
It encodes:
- a CDS encoding hydrogenase small subunit, giving the protein MEEHQKSLLKTALTEHGVSRREFLKFCAIMAGTLALPASFTPKIARALETAKRLAVVWLEMQDCAGCTESLLRANRPTVAELVLDTLSLNYHETIMAPSGKRAEKSLADTVAEGGYLTVVEGSIPTADDGIYCCIGGRTALDILKEVAGHSVAVITVGACAFYGGWPATTPNPTGAKGVKDVISGVPIVNLPGCPFNVDNLTATVVHFLTFGNLPAVDDLGRPLFAYGRRIHDNCERRGHFDAGEFVQAWGDEGHRKGWCLYKMGCKGPVAFHNCPTLRWNEGTSWPVGAGHGCIACAAPDFWESPAYEPVPIHQLTPPSAYPEVEAAAGGLSPAAAGAIGAAAGLVIGAAGAVTASRLSKEKEKEEE
- a CDS encoding DNRLRE domain-containing protein, whose protein sequence is MRTSRSRFLWIAAVVVCFTVVGLSAGGRNYSSAQGIRSNAAPATPRPGVYIARDSANLDPSQWPIVGGHMTFSWKQLEPSEGQYRWDLIENFLAAQWAKGKPAALHLQTYAGQAGGLMVPSWFQSRYPDAVLTCGTEQIPKYWHWAYLQKYGNFVQALGQRFDGDPRLEFVIMGVGVYGETQPCVEAYDQCMRDNGLSGPLWVSTVKQIVDMYGQAFHTTRVVIPGTPRFQHVCERKEWTDYAATTYGIGDFHAAMQADADSQYIPDKPGFEGCGTVDPILKWSLQYPTGQEAYQYMTPTEEETYWGVLGVLHRHNTWLTIDYSPQDWRGWLLQDAQGNIRYYNFPILEFANRYLGRTLQDTPSVWVALRESGYSWYPECGNFDFWLYQDDSVPGGKTVVVTYRAGLNFPTTTSGCTITNKTEQGVNLGGSWVGKESWITRRTDAASGNPYMFFKVDDGYLYNTNQTVTVTVTYFDRGTDRWELFYDSTTGQRSGGSVSKTNSLTWKKATFVLPNARFANGLDGGSDFYIDGRSDGDEYIHFVDVTKSGSAGPTSTPTPTPVPGTATPTPTRTSTFTPGPTATPTRTPTATPTPTPTFTPGPTPAATTVTFQQGLGGYAGVRDTYISDYSDDSNYNWDTILIVRSTDIIASLLRFDISSIPTNATVLGAQLQVYTLAQSNSAYMCAQPYAVLRPWVDSQATWIRPRTGETWATPGCNGIGTDRSDIGGEEVWLQYTNRWYTFDVTDMVQAWVLDPSSNQGLVLKSTCTMAELVQYSLAGSDYENSSLRPKLIVQYTLEGTPPTRTPTPAPTATPTPTPSTPPTVLTLQQGLNGYAGTTDTLIDWWAKDTNYGNEPTFSIRGGNYDYGRQDIHSALLRFDLSPLPAGASVGSARLEIYLTARSNAGSAYFSPYQVVRSWTESGATWNRATSSTYWGLAGCNSTEPPNQDRSATATDMQQPPPSITNVWVSLDVTDIVRNWVAAPTTNLGLLLRDAGGNSVGYTFASSENANASIRPKLVIEYWSGGPTATPTRTATATATATAQASLTPTRTGTPQPTATPSPTPSATATRTATATPVPPTPTPGGPVQTATFRVGVNGYTGSVDTHMDQWQPTSNFAGLTHFSVRTYDVMAGLVRFDVSSIPAGANVISASLTLYATYQSNGNMFDGLVYRVLRPWTATQATWQQPRTGERWEVDGCNGTTYDRTATAYATFHMNAANSAVTMDVADLVRYWVAHPDENFGMVVKGASAGGSVEYRFASAEYPDVYRRPLLEVAYSVASATATPTNTPTRTPTNTPAPTATPTATPTPTPAPSATHTATETPTPAPTDTPTPTPTPTATPTATHTATETPAPTTTATPGVLLREGWNLISLPVVPDSNDPDVVFASVSHVLVSAYYWDASAGTWKTYSPLMPPGANSLTFVDERMGMWVKVIAPTTLTVQGQAPGGAQIPLYVGWNMVGFPATEPRSPETALAPIADKIVAVMTYEAGEWGGTWRRYRPGAPDFVNDLRLLEPGKGYWVLVGEACTWEIP